The genomic window CGACTCACAAATCCTGGTTTTTCACTTAGTTCATCATTTACTTGAATAATCTCTCCGGATACTGGTGCATTGATATCACTGGTTGCTTTCACACTTTCAACCGCACCAAAGTTCGTTCTTTGTGATACTGTGGAACCAACTTCTGGAAGCTCAACATACACAACATCACCCAAATGGTCCTGGAATTGAAACAGGACATATTAAGCCATCACACTATCACAGAAAATTCTATTTTGAGGAAAAATGCTGTAATGCATGTCAATAACACGTTGAAGTTATCAATTCAGCAAGAGACCCAGTAATATAGCATATTGAAGGCTGATAAAATGCTGGTGCAGCTTGCAAATGTATCAAACTGATTACCTGAGCATGGTCTGTGACCCCTATGGTTGCTGAATCACCCTCAACCTTCACCCACTCATGAGTATCAGCATATTTTAGATCTTTAAGGACTGCCAAGCaggaaaacaaatatgcattacTTATTAGAGTGATAGGCTGACAGCGAAGCAATGGATATTGTATTCATTTGAAAAGTTTCAGTAAATGCTCCAATCAGTTAGATACGCTAGAGGGATGCAGTAGCAGTACACTGGAAAAATCTAAAAAGATGTTTTGAAGAAACATAAAACCAAGTTGAGAAAACAAATATGGCACAAGGTGCATGACCACCTTCTCTTGGGATCacctatttttatttctgaaataGAAACAACTATAACCACTACATATGGAATAGAAATGTAATCTGCATATATGTTGTGTTGCCTGTGTAATCTAGCAAGATGTAATTTGCAGTCTAGTACCAATTTTTGGAAGCCCTACACTGTAATTCCATACATCATCTGCATATTTCATCATCTCAAATTCTCAATAACCAAAAGGGTAATTCACATTTCGGTCATCCAATCGGTGCAGAGTCTTGCCTATGAACTAATGAACACCCCAAGAAGGAACTAGCAACTAGAAAGTCTAGAATGGTGCATCAAGCCATTAAAAACAAATAACCCTAACATTAGACCTAATCCTCCTCCCTGATATAAACGATCGACATGCCTCACAATGAACTATCGGGTCACCGCTATACTTTACATACGAAAGTCTCCTGCAAACGAACTGCGCAAATCTGTGACG from Oryza glaberrima chromosome 6, OglaRS2, whole genome shotgun sequence includes these protein-coding regions:
- the LOC127776228 gene encoding glycine cleavage system H protein 2, mitochondrial-like isoform X1, with the protein product MAAAAAASRALWACRTASYLRISSFPRAFSTVLKDLKYADTHEWVKVEGDSATIGVTDHAQDHLGDVVYVELPEVGSTVSQRTNFGAVESVKATSDINAPVSGEIIQVNDELSEKPGFINGSPYEKGWIIKVKISDPSELNSLMDDEKYKKFCEEEDGKH
- the LOC127776228 gene encoding glycine cleavage system H protein 2, mitochondrial-like isoform X2, coding for MAAAAGLAAPPPTSRISSFPRAFSTVLKDLKYADTHEWVKVEGDSATIGVTDHAQDHLGDVVYVELPEVGSTVSQRTNFGAVESVKATSDINAPVSGEIIQVNDELSEKPGFINGSPYEKGWIIKVKISDPSELNSLMDDEKYKKFCEEEDGKH